Sequence from the Rutidosis leptorrhynchoides isolate AG116_Rl617_1_P2 chromosome 3, CSIRO_AGI_Rlap_v1, whole genome shotgun sequence genome:
CAAAGCATGTAACATAGATTCTAAGTCGTCATCACACTTCGGGAATAGTACACTATGCAAGTCAATTCCCCTTTTGTCGAGCTCAACTTTAACCGGAATTCTATTCTTTTGCACCCGCCAAATAAAAACAACGACTTTCTTCGGCGCTAACCTGTTGAAAAACGTAAGCTGCTGCGAAGCAAATGGGCTGAGCAATTGCAGGTCGATTATTTTGGACAACATGTTAACCGTGAACCGACCATTCTGCGCCATATTCCAGCTCCACGTATCTTCCTGATCGACCAGTTTTGAGTCTGAGGACAGCAGCTGCACCAGTGACGTCAGCTCGTCTGCTGTTCTTCTTGAAGGAGTACGCATCCAATTCCAATGAAAATGTATTTTGTTACTTGCTGTTGACATTGAAACCCGCTGTTTAACGGGAGCATTAGGCTGATTTTCCAGCATATACAACCTTGGAAACAAGTTGCATAATTTGGAAGAACCAGTCCAATGCTCATGCCAAAAGgaagtattgaaatgtcccgttcttattgattaaaaacgttccatattaattgatttcgttgcgaggttttgacctctatatgagacgtttttcaaagactgcattcattttaaaacaaaccataacctttatttcatcaataaaggtttaaaaagctttacgtagattatcaaataatgataatctaaaatatcctgtttacacacgaccattacataatggtttacaatacaaatatgttacaacaaaataagtttattgaatgcagtttttacacaatatcatacaagcatggactccaaatctcgtccttatttaagtatgcgacagcggaagctcttagtattcacctgagaataaacatgcttaaaacgtcaacaaaaatgttggtgagttataggtttaacctatatatatcaaatcataataatagaccacaagatttcatatttcaatgcacatcccatacatagagataaaaatcattcatatggtgaacacctggtaaccgacattaacaagatgcatatataagaatatccccatcattccgggacacccttcggatatgatataaatttcgaagtactaaagcatccggtactttggatggggtttgttaggcccaatagatctatctttaggattcgcgtcaattagggtgtctgttccctaattcttagattaccagacttaataaaaaggggcatattcgatttcgataattcaaccatagaatgtagtttcacgtacttgtgtctattttgtaaatcatttataaaacctgcatgtattctcatcccaaaaatattagattttaaaagtgggactataactcactttcacagatttttacttcgtcgggaagtaagacttggccactgttgattcacgaacctataacaatatatacatatatatcaaagtatgttcaaaatatatttacaacacttttaatatattttgatgttttaagtttattaagtcagctgtcctcgttagtaacctacaactagttgtccacagttagatgtacagaaataaatcgataaatattatcttgaatcaatccacgacccagtgtatacgtatctcagtattgatcacaactcaaactatatatattttggaatcaacctcaaccctgtatagctaactccaacattcacatatagagtgtctatggttgttccgaaatatatatagatgtgtcgacatgataggtcgaaacattgtatacgtgtctatggtatctcaagattacataatatacaatacaagttgattaagttatggttggaatagatttgttaccaattttcacgtagctaaaatgagaaaaattatccaatcttgttttacccataacttcttcattttaaatccgttttgagtgaatcaaattgctatggttttatattgaactctattttatgaatctaaacagaaaaagtataggtttatagtcggaaaaataagttacaagtcgtttttgtaatggtagtcatttcagtcgaaagaacgacgtctagatgaccattttagaaaacatacttccactttgagtttaaccataatttttggatatagtttcatgttcataataaaaatcattttctcagaataacaacttttaaatcaaagtttatcatagtttttaattaactaacccaaaacagcccgcggtgttactacgacggcgtaaatccggttttacggtgtttttcgtgtttccaggttttaaatcattaagttagcatatcatatagatatagaacatgtgtttagttgattttaaaagtcaagttagaaggattaacttttgtttgcgaacaagtttagaattaactaaactatgttctagtgattataagtttaaaccttcaaataagatagctttatatgtatgaatcgaatgatgttatgaacatcattactaccttaagttccttggataaacctactggaaaagagaaaaatggatctagcttcaacggatccttggatggctcgaagttcttgaagcagaatcatgacacgaaaacaagttcaagtaagatcatcacttgaaataagattgttatagttatagaaattgaaccaaagtttgaatatgattattaccttgtattagaatgataacctactgtaagaaacaaagatttcttgaggttggatgatcaccttacaagattggaagtgagctagcaaacttgaaagtattcttgattttatgtaactagaacttgtagaatttatgaagaacacttagaacttgaagatagaacttgagagagatcaattagatgaagaaaattgaagaatgaaagtgtttgtaggtgtttttggtcgttggtgtatggattagatataaaggatatgtaattttgtttttatgtaaataagtcatgaatgattactcatatttttgtaattttatgagatatttcatgctagttgccaaatgatggttcccacatgtgttaggtgactcacatgggctgctaagagctgatcattggagtgtatataccaatagtacatacatctaaaagctgtgtattgtacgagtacgaatacgggtgcatacgggtagaattgttgatgaaactgaacgaggatgtaattgtaagcatttttgttaagtagaagtattttgataagtgtattgaagtcttttaaaagtgtataaatacatattaaaacactacatgtatatacattttaactgagtcgttaagtcatcgttagtcgttacatgtaagtgttgttttgaaacctttaggttaacgatcttgttaaatgttgttaacccaatgtttataatatcaaatgagattttaaattattatattatcatgatattatcatgtatgaatatctcttaatatgatatatatacattaaatgtctttacaacgataatcgttacatatatgtctcgtttaaaaatcattaagttagtagtcttatttttacatatgtagttcattgttaatatacttaatgatatgtttacttatcatagtatcatgttaactatatatatatccatatatatgtcatcatatagtttttacaagttttaacgttcgtgaatcaccggtcaacttgggtggtcaattgtctatatgaaacatatttcaattaatcaagtcttaacaagtttgattgcttaacatgttggaaacacttaatcatgtaaataacaatttcatttaatatatatataaacatggaaaagttcgggtcactacagtacctacccgttaaataaatttcgtcccgaaattttaagcagttggaggtgttgacgtatcttctggaaataaatgcgggtatttcttcttcatctgatcttcacgctcccaggtgaactcgggtcctctacgagcattccatcgaaccttaacaattggtatcttgttttgcttaagtcttttaacctcacgatccattatttcgacgggttcttcgatgaattggagtttttcgttgatttggatttcatctaacgaaatagtgagatcttctttagcaaaacatttcttcaaattcgagacgtggaaagtgttatgtacagccgcgagttgttgaggtaactcaagtcggtaagctactggtccgacacgatcaataatcttgaatggtccaatataccttggatttaatttccctcgtttaccaaatcgaacaacgcctttccaaggtgcaactttaagcatgaccatctctcaaatttcaaattctatatcttttcttttaatgtcagcgtagctcttttgtcgactttgggcggttttcaaccgttgttgaatttggatgatcttctcggtagtttcttgtataatctccggacccgtaatctgtctatcccccacttcactccaaaaaattggagacctgcactttctaccataaagtgcttcaaacggcgccatctcaatgcttgaatggtagctgttgttgtaggaaaattctgctaacggtagatgtagatcccaactgtttccgaaatcaataacacatgctcgtagcatgtcttcaagcgtttgtattgtcctttcgctctgcccatcagtttgtggatgataagcagtactcatgtctagacgagttcctaatgcttgctgtaatgtctgccagaatcttgaaataaatctgccatccctatcagagataatagagattggtattccatgtctggagacgacttccttcaaataaagtcgtgctaacttctccatcttgtcatcttttcttattggcaggaagtgtgctgatttggtgagacgatcaactattacccaaatagtatcaaaaccacttgcagtccttggcaatttagtgatgaaatccatggtaatgttttcccatttccattctgggatttcgggttgttgaagtagacctgatggtttctgatgctcagctttgaccttagaacacgtcaaacattctcctacatatttagcaacatcggctttcatacccggccaccaaaaatgtttcttgagatccttgtacatcttccccgttccaggatgtattgagtatctggttttatgagcttctctaagtaccatttctctcatatctccaaattttggtacccaaattctttcagccctataccgggttccgtcttcccaaatattaagatgcttctctgatcctttgggtatttcatcctttaaatttccctcttttaaaactccttgttgcgcctcctttatttgagtagtaaggttagtgtgaatcattatattcatagattttactcgaatgggttctctgtcctttctgctcaaggcgtcggctaccacatttgccttccccgggtggtaacgaatctcaaagtcgtaatcattcaacaattcaatccacctacgctgcctcatattcagttgtttctgattaaatatgtgttgaagacttttgtggtcggtatatataatacttttgaccccatataagtagtgcctccaagtctttaatgcaaaaacaaccgtgcctaattccaaatcatgcgtcgtataattttgctcgtgaatcttcaattgtctagacgcataagcaatcaccttcgttcgttgcattaatacacaaccgagaccttgctttgatgcgtcacaataaatcacaaaatcatcattcccttcaggcaatgacaatataggtgccgtagttagctttttcttcaataactgaaacgctttctcttgttcatccttccattcaaatttcttccctttatgcgttaatgcagtcaagggttttgctattctggaaaagtcttggatgaaccttctgtagtaaccagctagtcctaaaaactggcgtatgtgtttcggagtttttggggtttcccacttttcaacagtttctatctttgccggatccaccttaataccttctttgttcactatgtgaccaaggaattgaacttcttccaaccaaaatgcacactttgaaaacttagcgtacaattcttccttcctcaatacttctaacacctttctcaaatgttcaccgtgttcttggtcattctttgagtaaataagtatgtcatcaatgaaaacaatgacaaacttgtcaaggtatggtccacacactcggttcataaggtccatgaacacagctggtgcattagttaaaccaaacggcatgaccataaactcgtaatgaccgtaacgtgttctgaaagcagtctttggaatatcatcttctttcacctgcatttgatgatacccgaaacgtaagtcaatctttgaataaatagacgagccttgtagttgatcaaataagtcgtcgattctcggtagtgggtagcggttcttgatggtaagtttgttcaactctcggtagtcgatacacaacctgaatgtaccatctttcttcttgacaaacaaaacaggagctccccacggtgatgtgcttggtcgaatgaaaccacgctctaaaagttcttgtaattggctttgcagttctttcatctcgctgggtgcgagtctataaggagcacgagctattggtgcagctcctggtacaaaatctatttgaaattcaactgatcgatgtgggggtaatcccggtaattctttcggaaatatatcgggaaattcttttgcaatgggaacatcattgatgctcttctcttcagtttgtactttctcgacgtgtgctagaacagcatagcaaccttttcttattagtttttgtgccttcaaattactaataagatgtagtttcgtgttgcccttttctccgtacaccattaagggttttcctttttctcgtataatgcgaattgcatttttgtaacaaacgatctctgctttcacttcttttaaccagtccataccgattatcacatcaaaactccctaactctactggtatcaaatcaatcttaaatgttttgctaaccagtttaatttctcgatttcgacatatattatctgctgaaattaatttaccatttgctaattcgagtaaaaatttactatccaaaggcgtcaatggacaacttaatttagcacaaaaatctctactcatatagcttctatccgcacccgaatcaaataaaacgtaagcagatttattgtcaataagaaacgtacccgtaacaagctccgggtcttcctgtgcctctgccgcattaatattgaaaactcttccgcggccttgtccattcgtgttctcctggttcgggcaatttctaataatgtggcccggttttccatatttataacaaactacctgggcataacttgctccgacactacttgctccgccattactcgttccgacaccatttgttcctttcgttctattaacccctggtccgtagacctcacactttgccgcgctatgaccatttcttttacacttgttgcaaaatttggtgcagaaccccaagtgatacttttcacacctttggcatagctgcttctgattgttgttgttgttgcgattattattgttgttgggatgattgttgttgttgttgttgttgttgttgttgttgggccgtttgttgtagttgcgattgatgttgcgattgttgggataattgttgcgattattgttgtaattgctgttgttgttgtattggtgattcttatcaccgttttcctcccactttcttttgacttgcttcacattgacctcttcagcagtctgttctttaattctttcttcaatctggttcactagtttgtgagccattctacatgcctgttgtatggaggcgggctcgtgtgaacttatatcttcttggattctttccggtaatcctttcacaaacgcgtcgatcttctcttcctcatcttcgaatgctcccggacacaataggcacaattctgtgaatcgtctttcgtacgtggtaatatcaaatccttgggttcgtaaccctctaagttctgtcttgcgcttattgacctcggttctgggacggtacttctcgttcatcaagtgcttgaatgctgaccatggtagtgcgtacgcatcgtcttgtcccacttgctctagataggtattccaccatgttaacgcagaacctgtgaaggtatgcgtagcgtacttcactttgtcctcttcagcacacttacttatggcaaacaccgattcgaccttctcggtccaccgtttcaatccgatcggtccttcggttccatcaaattccaaaggtttgcaggcagtgaattctttgtaggtgcatcctacacgatttcctgtactgctagatccaaggttattgttggtatgtagcgcagcctgtactgcggctatgtttgaagctagaaaagtacagaattcctcttcattcatattcacggtgtgtcgagtagtcggtgccatttccttcaaaatagtcaaatggaacaagttaatcatacagaatattaagagtagttaatagtatttcgtagcataatatgaactcatttataaaagttttttcttcatattagcgttttataagtttaaattcgggtagtacctacccgttaagttcatacttagtagctaatatacaattcaactactacaattctatatgaaaaactgattataataatatttcgcgttcaaacttttacacaatattttacaaacttacaataccgcttattttacatatagcatgaaatatagcacacaataaatttgatacaagatggttgtgaagataattctagctagtacacaagtcgttcagcaaaggcaataaatacatgtaattcatacgtccagaaacaatcatgcattctggttttactaggattacttcccatccttggtcttatggaacataaccgttatggccgttgataagacaacgtgttgtaacgtcgtcaaagggacgagggttacgtaatgtccaacagtcccgtaacaatctaaaaacctcatttcttaccccaattaccgactccgtcacttgtgggaacgttttgtttaatagttgtagcccgatgttcttgttctcactttggtgagaagcgaacattactaatccgtaagcataacatgcttctttatgttgcatgttagccgctttttctaaatcacgaagtccaatattcggatatattgagtcaaaataatttcttaacccattgcgtaaaatagcatttgggttccccgcaatatatgcatcaaagtaaacacatcgtaacttatggatttcccaatgtgatatcccccatctttcgaacgaaagccttttataaaccaaggcattcttggaacgttcttcgaatgtcttacaaactgatctcgccttaaatagttgtgccgaagaattctgaccgactctagacaggattttatcaatcatgtctccgggtaggtctcttaaaatattgggttgtctatccattttgtgtttttatactgtaaaatagacaagagttagaatcataaaaaaaatacttattaatacaagcaatttttacatatatcataaagcataagcacactatattacatatattacaccacacgtatacaactatcttattccgactcgcttgtttcttcttcttcggttttggttcgttttaccaaatttctagggatatatgatgttcccctaatatgagccgtcattttccacattggtttagaaaaacctggtggtttagaggttcccgggtcattgttacaacttaaggacttcgggggttgacgatacatataaagttcatcggggttggaattagatttctctatttttatgccctttcccttattattttcttttgcctttttaaattcagttggggtaatttctataacatcatcgaaattctcttcggaatccgattcatcggagaattggtaatcctcccaatattttgcttccttggcggaaacaccattgaccataattaaccttggtcggttggttaaggattttcttttacttaaccgttttattatttcccctaccggttctatttcttcatccggttccgattcttcttccggttctgattcttcttccggttccgactcttcttccggttcctcttcgggaacttgtgaatcagtccacgaatcattccaatttacatttgactcttcattattattaggtgagtcaatgggacttgttctagaggtagacatctatcacataatattaaacgcgttaagagattaatatatcacataatattcacattataaaaatatatagtttccaacaaaatttgttaagcattcatttttcaagtaaacacggtcgaagtccagactcactaatgcatcctaacaaactcgataagacacactaatgcaaaattctggttctctaagaccaacgctcggataccaactgaaatgtcccgttcttattgattaaaaacgttccatattaattgatttcgttgcgaggttttgacctctatatgagacgtttttcaaagactgcattcattttaaaacaaaccataacctttatttcatcaataaaggtttaaaaatgtgatgacccagaaatttcgactaaatttaaacttaatctttgtatgattaacatttccgacacgataagcaaagtctgtaaaactgaatctcaaaatttttgaattacttttatatatttaaatacccttcggttgtttccgacgattcgcaaacaattatatgtaaata
This genomic interval carries:
- the LOC139902687 gene encoding uncharacterized protein; this encodes MLENQPNAPVKQRVSMSTASNKIHFHWNWMRTPSRRTADELTSLVQLLSSDSKLVDQEDTWSWNMAQNGRFTVNMLSKIIDLQLLSPFASQQLTFFNRLAPKKVVVFIWRVQKNRIPVKVELDKRGIDLHSVLFPKCDDDLESMLHALVLCKDVFDIWIRVFKWCGLGAPTSLDLNNLVSDNDVSSFSSDGRVIWQALKWISLYLIWKNRNLLVFQGKAWNAPMVLSEIQAKAFEWISTRHTKKKFEWLSWFTNPSIYLK